The following proteins are encoded in a genomic region of Spirosoma sp. SC4-14:
- a CDS encoding ABC transporter permease, which produces MLLNYLKIAVRNLLRSKSFSAINIFGLSVGMTCCMLLLLYIRSELSYDKYQEHADRLYLMAQETIVGKGNKGASMEKNSTASAPYAFALKSEFPEIEQVARLWINLIDDKALLQIRENGKSVKAFYETKGYQVDSTFFDLFSYSFTEGNAHTALIDQHSVVLSEELAHKLFGNGPALNKLIRIGGTSGNGEDFKVTGVYRDESARSHIDAKFFLPISAGWVGGFLREGKVDFCCNNMFVTYLKLRPGADPGKLQQKFPAFMAKYAANDLKNVGFDKKLFLVPVPDIHLFDEINTIVTPTNTTTYLYILASIALFTLLIACINFMNLSTARSAKRAAEVGVRKVMGAERGSLIGQFLGESMVLSLLALSIAVALVIIMLPVFNQLTNKSLEFSELFEPRIILTFVGLALLTGLLAGSYPAFYLSMFNPAQVLKGKFTNTLSAVALRRGLVVFQFVISVGLVLATFVIQEQMRFLRNTSLGFTQDQQIAISLSSREAHEIYTAYRNEILQNNQIVGAAGTQYYPGINNATDFLLYKPEQTALNGQSVKTNQVDYDYLQTMGFKLAAGRMFSHQFPGDTANRLVVNEATLRKFQIPLNKAIGQKLNFDWQGQTHHFEIVGVLKDFHFENLRQTIQPFTFLLNRQPDFNYIIVHVKTANMGQVLGFLEQKWKTLRPDEPFTYTFLNEDFQKNYAAEARTSRIVGYFTVISILISCLGLFGLAAFAAQQRTKEIGVRKVLGASVANIVLLLSRDFLALVAIAILIASPIGWWAMNKWLQNFAYKIAIPWWVFMVAGLLAVLIAFITVAYQAMRAALVNPVKSLRSE; this is translated from the coding sequence ATGCTGCTAAACTATCTTAAAATCGCTGTTCGGAATCTGCTGAGAAGCAAATCATTCTCGGCAATCAACATATTCGGCCTTTCGGTCGGGATGACCTGCTGTATGTTGTTGTTGCTGTACATCCGTAGCGAATTGTCGTATGATAAGTATCAGGAACATGCAGACAGACTGTACCTGATGGCGCAGGAAACTATCGTTGGTAAGGGCAATAAAGGGGCCAGTATGGAGAAGAATTCGACCGCGTCGGCTCCCTATGCATTTGCGCTGAAGTCAGAATTTCCGGAAATTGAACAGGTAGCCCGCTTATGGATCAACCTGATCGATGATAAAGCCTTGTTGCAGATTCGGGAAAACGGCAAATCGGTCAAGGCATTCTACGAAACAAAAGGTTATCAGGTCGATTCAACGTTTTTCGACTTGTTCTCATACTCATTTACCGAGGGCAACGCGCATACTGCCCTCATTGATCAGCATTCGGTAGTGCTGTCGGAAGAACTCGCCCATAAGTTATTTGGCAATGGCCCTGCCCTGAATAAACTGATTCGGATTGGCGGTACATCGGGTAATGGCGAAGACTTTAAAGTTACGGGCGTTTATCGCGACGAAAGCGCCCGATCGCATATCGACGCCAAATTCTTTTTACCGATTTCGGCAGGATGGGTCGGTGGTTTTTTGCGCGAGGGGAAAGTGGATTTCTGCTGCAACAACATGTTCGTCACGTACCTGAAGCTACGCCCCGGTGCAGATCCGGGGAAATTGCAGCAAAAGTTTCCAGCCTTTATGGCAAAGTATGCCGCCAATGATCTGAAAAATGTGGGTTTCGACAAAAAGCTGTTTCTGGTTCCGGTGCCCGATATACATCTCTTTGACGAAATAAATACCATTGTTACGCCAACCAATACCACAACCTATCTGTACATTCTGGCATCAATTGCGCTGTTTACCCTCCTGATTGCCTGCATTAATTTCATGAATCTAAGTACCGCCCGCTCTGCCAAACGGGCGGCTGAAGTTGGGGTTCGGAAGGTGATGGGAGCCGAGCGTGGTTCCTTGATCGGGCAGTTTCTGGGCGAATCTATGGTGCTTTCCCTGTTAGCTTTAAGTATTGCGGTAGCACTGGTTATTATCATGTTGCCCGTATTTAATCAGTTGACTAATAAGTCTTTGGAGTTTTCGGAGCTATTCGAGCCGCGCATTATTCTGACGTTTGTTGGCCTTGCGCTCCTGACGGGTTTATTGGCCGGGAGCTACCCTGCCTTCTACCTGTCGATGTTCAATCCGGCGCAGGTACTGAAAGGCAAGTTTACCAATACGTTATCGGCAGTTGCGCTACGTCGCGGGCTGGTGGTGTTTCAGTTTGTGATTTCGGTGGGGCTGGTTCTGGCTACGTTCGTGATTCAGGAACAAATGCGTTTTCTGCGAAACACATCGCTAGGTTTCACCCAGGATCAGCAGATAGCAATTTCGCTCAGCAGCCGGGAAGCACACGAAATTTATACAGCGTATCGAAACGAAATTCTGCAAAACAATCAGATAGTTGGCGCGGCCGGAACTCAATACTATCCCGGTATAAATAATGCGACTGACTTTCTTTTATACAAACCCGAACAAACGGCGCTGAACGGTCAAAGCGTCAAAACGAATCAGGTCGATTATGACTATCTGCAAACAATGGGCTTCAAACTGGCTGCGGGTCGGATGTTTTCTCACCAGTTTCCGGGCGATACCGCCAATCGGCTCGTGGTGAATGAAGCGACGCTACGTAAATTTCAGATTCCGCTGAATAAAGCCATTGGACAAAAGCTGAATTTCGATTGGCAGGGTCAAACGCACCATTTCGAGATTGTGGGTGTACTGAAGGATTTTCATTTCGAAAACCTCCGTCAAACGATCCAGCCGTTTACGTTTCTGCTGAACCGCCAGCCCGATTTCAATTACATTATAGTGCACGTCAAGACGGCCAATATGGGGCAGGTGCTGGGCTTTCTGGAGCAAAAGTGGAAAACACTGCGCCCCGACGAACCCTTTACGTACACATTTCTCAACGAAGATTTTCAGAAGAATTATGCAGCCGAAGCCCGCACGTCGCGTATTGTGGGCTACTTCACCGTGATTTCTATTCTGATTTCGTGTCTGGGTTTGTTTGGTCTGGCTGCGTTTGCGGCTCAGCAGCGCACCAAAGAAATTGGCGTTCGTAAAGTACTGGGCGCGTCGGTAGCCAATATTGTTCTGCTGCTCTCCCGCGATTTTCTGGCACTGGTGGCCATTGCCATTCTGATTGCCTCGCCCATTGGCTGGTGGGCTATGAACAAATGGCTCCAGAATTTTGCCTACAAGATTGCTATTCCGTGGTGGGTATTTATGGTGGCTGGATTGTTGGCCGTTCTCATTGCTTTTATAACTGTGGCCTATCAGGCTATGCGGGCTGCACTGGTGAATCCAGTAAAATCGCTTCGGTCGGAGTAA